The proteins below are encoded in one region of Streptomyces ficellus:
- the rplO gene encoding 50S ribosomal protein L15 yields the protein MAEQNPLKVHNLRPAPGAKTAKTRVGRGEASKGKTAGRGTKGTKARYQVPERFEGGQMPLHMRLPKLKGFKNPFRTEYQVVNLDKLAALYPQGGEVTVADLVDKGAVRKNSLVKVLGQGEISVALQVTVDAVSGSAKEKITAAGGTVTELV from the coding sequence ATGGCGGAGCAGAACCCGCTGAAGGTCCACAACCTCCGTCCCGCCCCGGGCGCCAAGACCGCCAAGACCCGTGTGGGTCGTGGTGAGGCGTCGAAGGGTAAGACGGCCGGTCGTGGTACCAAGGGCACCAAGGCCCGTTACCAGGTTCCGGAGCGCTTCGAGGGTGGGCAGATGCCCCTCCACATGCGTCTCCCGAAGCTGAAGGGCTTCAAGAACCCGTTCCGCACCGAGTACCAGGTCGTGAACCTGGACAAGCTCGCGGCCCTGTACCCGCAGGGTGGCGAGGTCACCGTTGCCGACCTGGTCGACAAGGGTGCCGTGCGCAAGAACAGCCTCGTCAAGGTCCTGGGCCAGGGCGAGATCTCCGTGGCGCTGCAGGTGACGGTCGACGCCGTCTCCGGCTCCGCCAAGGAGAAGATCACCGCCGCCGGCGGCACCGTCACCGAGCTCGTCTGA
- the rpmD gene encoding 50S ribosomal protein L30 has protein sequence MARLKVTQTKSYIGSKQNHRDTLRSLGLKRLGDVVVKEDRPEFRGMVHTVRHLVTVEEVD, from the coding sequence ATGGCTCGCCTCAAGGTCACGCAGACGAAGTCGTACATCGGCAGCAAGCAGAACCACCGCGACACCCTGCGTTCCCTGGGCCTCAAGCGCCTGGGTGACGTGGTCGTCAAGGAGGACCGCCCCGAGTTCCGCGGAATGGTGCACACCGTCCGCCACCTCGTGACGGTCGAGGAGGTCGACTGA
- the rpsE gene encoding 30S ribosomal protein S5, protein MAGPQRRGSGAGGGERRDRKGRDGGAAAAEKTAYVERVVAINRVAKVVKGGRRFSFTALVVVGDGDGTVGVGYGKAKEVPAAIAKGVEEAKKHFFKVPRIQGTIPHPIQGEKAAGVVLLKPASPGTGVIAGGPVRAVLECAGVHDILSKSLGSDNAINIVHATVAALQGLQRPEEIAARRGLPLEDVAPAALLRARAGAGA, encoded by the coding sequence ATGGCTGGACCCCAGCGCCGCGGAAGCGGTGCCGGTGGCGGCGAGCGGCGGGACCGGAAGGGCCGTGACGGCGGCGCTGCTGCCGCCGAGAAGACCGCGTACGTTGAGCGCGTTGTCGCGATCAACCGCGTCGCCAAGGTTGTGAAGGGTGGTCGTCGCTTCAGCTTCACCGCGCTGGTCGTGGTGGGCGACGGTGACGGCACCGTGGGTGTCGGTTACGGCAAGGCCAAGGAGGTGCCGGCCGCCATCGCCAAGGGTGTGGAGGAGGCCAAGAAGCACTTCTTCAAGGTCCCCCGTATCCAGGGCACCATCCCGCACCCCATCCAGGGTGAGAAGGCCGCGGGCGTCGTCCTGCTCAAGCCTGCTTCCCCCGGTACCGGTGTGATCGCCGGTGGCCCGGTGCGCGCCGTTCTCGAGTGCGCCGGCGTCCACGACATCCTGTCGAAGTCCCTGGGCTCCGACAACGCGATCAACATCGTGCACGCGACCGTGGCGGCCCTCCAGGGTCTGCAGCGTCCCGAGGAGATCGCGGCCCGCCGTGGTCTGCCCCTCGAGGACGTCGCCCCCGCGGCTCTCCTGCGTGCGCGTGCAGGGGCGGGTGCGTAA
- the rplR gene encoding 50S ribosomal protein L18, with amino-acid sequence MAYGVKIAKGKAYKGAALKRRHIRIRKKIAGTTERPRLVVTRSNRGITAQVIDDIAGHTLASASTLDASIRGGEGDKSAKAKQVGQLVAERAKAAGIEAVVFDRGGNQYAGRIAALADAAREAGLKF; translated from the coding sequence ATGGCATACGGCGTGAAGATTGCCAAGGGCAAGGCCTACAAGGGCGCTGCTCTGAAGCGTCGCCACATCCGCATCCGCAAGAAGATCGCGGGTACGACCGAGCGTCCGCGCCTGGTCGTCACGCGTTCCAACCGCGGCATCACCGCTCAGGTCATCGACGACATCGCGGGTCACACCCTCGCGTCGGCGTCCACCCTGGACGCGTCCATCCGCGGCGGCGAAGGCGACAAGTCGGCTAAGGCGAAGCAGGTCGGCCAGCTCGTGGCCGAGCGTGCCAAGGCTGCCGGCATCGAGGCTGTCGTGTTCGACCGTGGCGGCAACCAGTACGCCGGGCGCATCGCCGCCCTGGCGGACGCCGCCCGCGAAGCCGGGCTCAAGTTCTGA
- the rplF gene encoding 50S ribosomal protein L6, whose translation MSRIGKLPITVPAGVDVTIEGRTVTVKGSKGTLSHTVAAPIEIVKGEDGVLNVTRPNDERQNKALHGLSRTLVANMITGVTKGYTKALEISGVGYRVAAKGSNLEFQLGYSHPILVEAPEGISFKVESPTKFSVEGIDKQKVGEVAANIRKLRKPDPYKAKGVKYAGEVIRRKVGKAGK comes from the coding sequence ATGTCGCGTATCGGCAAGCTCCCCATCACGGTTCCCGCCGGCGTGGACGTCACCATCGAGGGCCGCACGGTCACGGTGAAGGGTTCCAAGGGCACCCTGAGCCACACCGTCGCCGCGCCGATCGAGATCGTTAAGGGCGAGGACGGCGTTCTCAACGTCACCCGTCCGAACGACGAGCGTCAGAACAAGGCCCTTCACGGCCTGTCCCGCACGCTGGTGGCCAACATGATCACCGGTGTGACCAAGGGGTACACGAAGGCGCTCGAGATCAGCGGTGTCGGTTACCGCGTGGCCGCGAAGGGCTCCAACCTGGAGTTCCAGCTCGGCTACAGCCACCCGATCCTGGTGGAGGCCCCCGAGGGGATCTCCTTCAAGGTCGAGTCGCCGACCAAGTTCTCGGTCGAGGGCATCGACAAGCAGAAGGTCGGCGAGGTCGCCGCGAACATCCGCAAGCTTCGCAAGCCCGACCCCTACAAGGCCAAGGGCGTGAAGTACGCGGGTGAGGTCATCCGCCGCAAGGTCGGAAAGGCTGGTAAGTAA
- the rpsH gene encoding 30S ribosomal protein S8, translating to MTMTDPIADMLTRLRNANSAYHDSVTMPHSKIKSHIAEILQQEGFITGWKVEDAEVGKNLVLELKFGPNRERSIAGIKRISKPGLRVYAKSTNLPKVLGGLGVAIISTSHGLLTGQQAQKKGVGGEVLAYVW from the coding sequence ATGACCATGACTGATCCCATCGCAGACATGCTGACTCGTCTGCGTAACGCGAACTCGGCGTACCACGACTCCGTGACGATGCCGCACAGCAAGATCAAGTCTCACATCGCGGAAATCCTCCAGCAGGAGGGCTTCATCACGGGCTGGAAGGTCGAGGACGCCGAGGTCGGCAAGAACCTCGTCCTCGAGCTGAAGTTCGGTCCGAACCGTGAGCGCTCCATCGCGGGCATCAAGCGGATCTCGAAGCCCGGTCTGCGGGTTTACGCGAAGTCCACCAACCTGCCGAAGGTCCTCGGCGGTCTGGGCGTGGCGATCATCTCCACGTCCCACGGCCTCCTGACCGGCCAGCAGGCGCAGAAGAAGGGCGTGGGTGGGGAAGTCCTCGCCTACGTCTGGTAG
- a CDS encoding type Z 30S ribosomal protein S14 — MAKKALIAKAARKPKFGVRAYTRCQRCGRPHSVYRKFGLCRVCLREMAHRGELPGVTKSSW, encoded by the coding sequence ATGGCGAAGAAGGCTCTCATCGCGAAGGCTGCCCGCAAGCCCAAGTTCGGCGTGCGCGCGTACACCCGCTGCCAGCGCTGCGGTCGTCCGCACTCCGTCTACCGCAAGTTCGGCCTGTGCCGCGTGTGCCTCCGTGAGATGGCTCACCGTGGCGAGCTGCCGGGCGTGACCAAGAGCTCCTGGTAA
- the rplE gene encoding 50S ribosomal protein L5, giving the protein MATTTTPRLKTKYREEIAGKLREEFSYENVMQVPGLVKIVVNMGVGDAARDSKLIEGAIKDLTTITGQKPAVTKARKSIAQFKLREGQPIGAHVTLRGDRMWEFLDRTLSLALPRIRDFRGLSPKQFDGRGNYTFGLTEQVMFHEIDQDKIDRVRGMDITVVTTATNDEEGRALLRHLGFPFKEA; this is encoded by the coding sequence ATGGCTACCACCACCACTCCGCGTCTCAAGACGAAGTACCGCGAGGAGATCGCGGGCAAGCTGCGTGAGGAGTTCTCGTACGAGAACGTCATGCAGGTTCCCGGCCTCGTCAAGATCGTGGTCAACATGGGTGTGGGCGACGCCGCCCGCGACTCCAAGCTGATCGAGGGTGCCATCAAGGACCTCACCACGATCACCGGTCAGAAGCCGGCCGTCACCAAGGCCCGCAAGTCCATCGCGCAGTTCAAGCTGCGTGAGGGCCAGCCGATCGGTGCCCACGTCACGCTCCGTGGCGACCGCATGTGGGAGTTCCTGGACCGCACCCTGTCGCTGGCGCTTCCGCGCATCCGCGACTTCCGCGGCCTGTCCCCCAAGCAGTTCGACGGCCGTGGCAACTACACCTTCGGTCTCACGGAGCAGGTCATGTTCCACGAGATCGACCAGGACAAGATCGACCGTGTCCGGGGTATGGACATCACCGTGGTGACCACGGCGACCAACGACGAAGAGGGCCGTGCGCTCCTCCGTCACCTCGGCTTCCCGTTCAAGGAGGCGTAA
- the rplX gene encoding 50S ribosomal protein L24, whose protein sequence is MKIKKGDLVQVITGKDKGKQGKVIAAFPREDRVLVEGVNRVKKHTKAGQTARGSQTGGIVTTEAPIHVSNVQLVVEKDGNKVVTRVGYRFDDEGNKIRVAKRTGEDI, encoded by the coding sequence ATGAAGATCAAGAAGGGCGACCTGGTCCAGGTCATCACCGGTAAGGACAAGGGCAAGCAGGGCAAGGTCATCGCGGCCTTCCCCCGCGAGGACCGTGTCCTGGTCGAGGGTGTCAACCGGGTCAAGAAGCACACCAAGGCCGGTCAGACCGCTCGCGGTTCCCAGACCGGTGGCATCGTCACGACCGAGGCCCCCATCCACGTGAGCAACGTTCAGCTCGTCGTGGAGAAGGACGGCAACAAGGTCGTCACGCGCGTCGGTTACCGCTTCGACGACGAGGGCAACAAGATCCGCGTTGCCAAGCGGACGGGTGAGGACATCTGA
- the rplN gene encoding 50S ribosomal protein L14, whose translation MIQQESRLRVADNTGAKEILCIRVLGGSGRRYAGIGDVIVATVKDAIPGGNVKKGDVVKAVIVRTVKERRRQDGSYIRFDENAAVILKNDGDPRGTRIFGPVGRELREKKFMKIISLAPEVL comes from the coding sequence GTGATCCAGCAGGAGTCGCGACTGCGTGTCGCCGACAACACTGGTGCCAAGGAGATCCTTTGCATCCGTGTTCTCGGTGGTTCCGGTCGCCGCTACGCGGGCATCGGTGACGTCATCGTCGCCACCGTCAAGGACGCGATCCCCGGTGGCAACGTGAAGAAGGGTGACGTCGTCAAGGCGGTCATCGTTCGCACCGTCAAGGAGCGCCGCCGCCAGGACGGCTCGTACATCCGCTTCGACGAGAACGCCGCCGTCATTCTGAAGAACGACGGCGACCCTCGCGGCACCCGTATCTTCGGCCCCGTGGGCCGTGAGCTGCGCGAGAAGAAGTTCATGAAGATCATCTCGCTCGCGCCGGAGGTGCTGTAA
- the rpsQ gene encoding 30S ribosomal protein S17 has translation MSENNVTEEKTARGFRKTREGLVVSDKMDKTVVVAVEDRVKHALYGKVIRRTNKLKAHDEQNAAGVGDRVLLMETRPLSASKRWRVVEILEKAK, from the coding sequence ATGAGCGAGAACAACGTGACTGAAGAGAAGACCGCTCGCGGTTTCCGCAAGACCCGTGAGGGTCTGGTCGTCAGCGACAAGATGGACAAGACCGTCGTCGTCGCCGTCGAGGACCGCGTCAAGCACGCGCTGTACGGCAAGGTCATCCGCCGTACGAACAAGCTCAAGGCGCACGACGAGCAGAACGCCGCGGGTGTCGGCGACCGTGTCCTCCTGATGGAGACCCGGCCGCTGTCCGCGAGCAAGCGCTGGCGCGTCGTCGAGATCCTCGAGAAGGCCAAGTAA
- the rpmC gene encoding 50S ribosomal protein L29 yields the protein MSAGTKASELRELGNEELVAKLREAKEELFNLRFQAATGQLENHGRLKSVRKDIARIYTLMRERELGIETVESA from the coding sequence ATGTCGGCCGGTACCAAGGCGTCCGAGCTGCGCGAGCTGGGCAACGAGGAGCTTGTTGCCAAGCTCCGCGAGGCCAAGGAAGAGCTGTTCAACCTCCGCTTCCAGGCGGCGACCGGGCAGCTCGAGAACCACGGTCGGCTCAAGTCCGTCCGTAAGGACATCGCCCGGATCTACACCCTGATGCGCGAGCGTGAGCTGGGCATCGAGACGGTGGAGAGCGCCTGA
- the rplP gene encoding 50S ribosomal protein L16, giving the protein MLIPRRVKHRKQHHPKRRGMAKGGTTVAFGEYGIQAMTPAYVTNRQIEAARIAMTRHIKRGGKVWINIYPDRPLTKKPAETRMGSGKGSPEWWVANVHPGRVMFELSYPNEKIAREALTRAAHKLPMKCRIVKREAGEA; this is encoded by the coding sequence ATGCTGATCCCCCGTAGGGTCAAGCACCGCAAGCAGCACCACCCCAAGCGCCGCGGTATGGCCAAGGGTGGTACGACGGTTGCGTTCGGCGAGTACGGCATCCAGGCCATGACTCCGGCGTACGTGACCAACCGCCAGATCGAGGCGGCTCGTATCGCGATGACCCGCCACATCAAGCGTGGCGGCAAGGTCTGGATCAACATCTACCCGGACCGCCCGCTGACGAAGAAGCCCGCCGAGACCCGCATGGGTTCCGGTAAGGGTTCCCCCGAGTGGTGGGTCGCGAACGTGCACCCGGGCCGGGTCATGTTCGAGCTGTCCTACCCGAACGAGAAGATTGCACGTGAGGCTCTGACTCGCGCGGCCCACAAGCTGCCGATGAAGTGCCGGATCGTCAAGCGCGAGGCAGGTGAAGCGTGA